The window ACCAGTGTGTACCTGACGATCCCATCGCTAGTAATCGTCAGCGATTTAGCATCGACAGAAAATGCCTGATTATCACTGTTATAAAACGGCAGCAGATTCGTGGCCTGAGGCGCTTCAGGAAGTTGCAAGGCAACTTCTTTCCACTCCTTCTCCGCATCCTCGTCGTCCATGGGTTGCGCATGCAAAGGTGCAAGCAAGCTAGCCATCAATATCAAACCTAACATCGAGTTTTTGATCATAGTGCGTGAAGTTATTTTTCGCGTCGTTGTTTGTGTCATCTTTTGCGCCATCATCATAGTCACTCAGGTTTATCTTGCGCAGCAGGTAGCTCTACTATTGCCGGAGCGATCTTGATCTCGATTTCGATCTCACTTTTGTCTGCGTCTGAAACGGTATCTAACCCGGCTTGTAGCTTGGCGGGACCATTAGCCTGGCGCGCAGTTCCCAAGCGCTCAGTACGATGGACAAAGCGCGACAATTCCTGCAGAGCCAATTGATAAACACCCCGTTTAAATTCAATCACTACGTCCAGCGGCACCCAATACTCGTGCCAGCGCCAGGCATCAAACTCAGGATGATTGCTGGCACGCAGATTAACGTCACAATCGCGCCCCAGCATCCGTAGCAAAAACCATATTTGTTTTTGCCCACGGTAATGTCCACGGATTTCACGTTTGATGAAATGATCGGGCACCTCATAGCGCAGCCAGTCGCGGGTGCGACCGATGACTTTGACATGCTCAGGCAACAAACCGGTCTCTTCTTCCAGCTCGCGAAACATCGCTTGCTCGGGTGATTCTCCGTATTTGATACCGCCTTGCGGAAACTGCCAGGAGTGCTCTCGCACCCGTTTGCCCCACCAAACTTCGTTGTTGGCGTTGAGCAATATAATGCCTACGTTAGGCCGGAAGCCTTCACGATCTAGCATGATCTTACCTCGAAACTTTCTGCCACTAAACGTTCTGTTACCCCAATTTGTCATTGGAATTGTTATGACACCAATCAACAAAGTGCTTGTAAATACACAGAAAAAATTGGCCGTTTTGATTTTATAAAAACGTCATTTTTTTCACTTCAAGTCGTCACTCTGTCGATATCACGTCGATGTCATATCGATCTAACGCTGATTTCAGGTTTATTTCACACCTATCAAGCGTTTTTCCATCATCAAATTGGTAAACAGTGGGCGCATTAGTCAGCTAATCCTTTAAAATTGAGTCGATTATAACCCTCAATTTTTGAAAAGAATCATTGTCATGCGCGCTACACGATTTTTTATTTCCACTTTAAAAGAAGCTCCTGCCGATGCTGAAATCGTCAGCCATAAACTGATGATGCGTGCCGGGATGATTAAACGTCTTGGTTCCGGTATTTATAACTATATGCCGATGGGTTTGCGTGTGATCCGCAAAGTCGAAGCGATCGTCCGCGAAGAGATGAATCGTGCCGGTGCGATTGAAATGTTAATGCCCGTGGTGCAACCTGCAGAGCTGTGGCAAGAGACTGGCCGTTGGGACAAAATGGGGCCGGAGCTGATGCGCGTCAAAGACCGGCACGGTCGTGACTTCGTAATCCAGCCAACGTCGGAGGAAGTAATGACGGACGTTGCCCGCGCTGACATCAAATCCTATCGCCAGCTGCCGCTGAATTTTTATCATATCCAAACCAAGTTTCGTGATGAACGTCGCCCCCGTTTTGGTTTGATGCGTGGTCGTGAATTTACGATGAAAGACGCCTACTCTTTTGATCGTGATGTCGAAGGCATGAAAAAATCCTATCAAGCGATGTATGACGCTTATGTCAGAGTATTCAACCGCTTTGGCTTAGAGTTCCGCGCCGTGGCTGCGGATAACGGCGCGATTGGCGGCTCTGGCTCGCATGAATTTCACGTTATTGCAGAGACCGGCGAAGATGCTTTGGTGTATTGCCCGACCTCCGATTACGCAGCGAATATGGAAGCTGCCGAGGCCGTATCTTTGTTCTCGCAACGTCAGGCTGCAACACAAGTCCTGACTAAAACGGCGACACCAGGCAAGGCCAAGTGTGAAGACGTAGCAGCTCTGTTGAATATCCCGCTGGAGCGCACAGTTAAATCGATTGTGCTGACAGTCGAGACAGAAGAAAAAGAAAAAATCACTAAACAAGTCTGGCTCTTATTATTGCGCGGCGATCATGATTTGAATGAAATCAAAGCTAATAAAGTCGCCGGTTTAGCCAATTATCGCTTTGCCACAGAAGATGAAATTGTGGAGCATTTCGGAACCAAGCCAGGCTATCTCGGACCTATCAACACTAAATTACCCGTCAACATTGTGGCAGATCGTACCGTCGCCATGATGGGGGATTTTGTGTGTGGCGCGAATGAAGAAGACTTCCATTACACCGGCGTGAATTGGGAACGTGATTTGTCAGAGTCTTTGGTCGCGGATTTGCGTAACGTAGTTGCTGGCGACCCCTCTCCAGATGGTAAAGGTGTATTAGCGATCCAGCGCGGGATTGAAGTTGGTCATGTGTTCCAACTAGGTACGCGTTATTCGCAAGATATGAAAGCCACTTTCTTAGATGAAAACGGCAAACCGCAGTTTTTACAAATGGGTTCTTACGGCATCGGCGTGACCCGGATTTTGGGTGCAGCGATTGAGCAAAATTTTGATGAAAAAGGCATAGTCTGGCCGTTGGCACTGGCACCTTTTGAAGTCGTACTTTGCCCGATGGGTATGGATAAAAGTGAAGCCGTCAAAGCAGAAGCAGAAAAGCTATACCAAGCTTTGCTGGATGCAGGCGTTGATGTTATGTTTGATGACCGCGGCGAGCGCCCGGGTGCGATGTTCGCTGATTGGGAGTTGATCGGCGTGCCGCTCCGTGTCGTGATTGGTGACCGTGGTCTGAAAGAAGGCAAGCTGGAATATAAAGGTCGTCGGGATGCAGAGGCGATCGAATTACCTGTTGCCGAGATGCTTGCGTTTATCCAATCTAAGATTCAAGGGAAATAAGATATTAGGATGGAGTATTTTATAAGGTCCATATCTTTCCTGCTTAATAAGCCAGTTTTTAATGATACTCCTGTAAAAATCGGTAATTTTCATAGAAAATCTGGTTTCTTGAGTCGCTTGCTTAGTGCGTTTGGTCTGTGTGCTTTTCTGGTTGCCGGTCCGGCAATGGCTGGTAATCAGAAAGAAGAAGCGATGGCAGATTCGGTACGGCTGGCTTTGTCCAAAGCCGTTACCGATTCGCGCCCGCCCAAACCCAGTTTCGACAATATCAATGAGCGCATCGATTATTTGCTGTGGTTGGGCGAGATGTCCGACCGCCTTAAGCGCAGGATTCCTGACGCGAAGACAAGGCAAGAATTGCTGGAAGCGATATGGTACGAATCCAAACGAGCAGGGCTAGAACCGGCGATGGTGTTAGGACTGATCCAGGTCGAATCCGCTTTTCGTAAATACGCGACATCGGTGGTCGGCGCCCGCGGCTTTATGCAGGTCATGCCGTTTTGGTCGAAGACGATTGGTGACGGTGACGCACAAAAGCTATTCCAGATGCAAACCAATCTACGCTATGGTTGCTCGATTCTCCGCTTGTATATTGATATGGAAGCAGGCAATTTATATCTTGCTTTAGGGCGCTATAACGGTAGCCGTGGACGCCCGGAATATCCGAATGCGGTATTAGCTAATTGGAAGAATTGGGAGTACAAAAAAGACGCAACTAAAAACTAAAAAAGAAGTCAGACAAGTATGGAGCTGGAATAAAAATGGACTAAAAAAAGGTGAAGCATTGCGTTTAAATGAAAAAAATCCGGTACGCTGGACGTGGTTTTTAGTCATTATCGGAGTGCATATTGCCTTTCTCTTTTTGTGGCCAAAAGCAGAACCACGGCATGAAAAAAAGCCAGCATTGACGGAGCTGGTAATTCAATTACTGCTCCAGCCCACATCTCTTCCGCCCTTAAATCAACTACCACCGGTAGCGAATTCCCGCCAGATTAAGCCGATATTACCGATTGACCCAAAAAATAATCCATCTAAAAAAGATTTAGCGAAGCCATCAGCATCGCAAAATATTTCTATACCGATCACAGACGAAAGTCTGGCGAATACGCCGATTGCGCCGATTACGTCGACTACTAATCCGGCGATCAGCTCAGAGACTAAGCTTAATTTAGATGTACGTAGGATCAGTAAGGATCTGTTAGCAGAGCAACGTCCCACCCAATTCCCTGCCAGGCCCGCCGCATCTTCTTTCATTGCTTTTGCAAATAATGTGGCAGCGGCAGCGAGACCGCGAGACACCTCCGCACAGAATTTTGTGATGCCAGACGGTACTCGTATCACCAAAATGATTACACCCAGCGGTACCTATTGTGTGATCGCCGCTAACGCAGCCGGTGGCAGCACAATCATTGCGCGAGAAGTTTCCAGAGTGGTTAATTGCGGTAATTTATAAAGGAGGCGCTTTGGATTTAAATCTTACAAAACCACTGCGCTGGCCCTACTTACTATTGATTGCCGCAATCCATGGTGCTTTATTTTTTGTATGGACGGACACGACGGCTCATAAAAAAGCGAACGAGCAATTATCTGCACTTTTTGTGCTTCTGATTCCTGGCAATGCATTAGTGGTGCCTCAGAAAAAAGATGTGCATGAGTCAGAGAGCAAGCCAGTTTTCAACGCGCAAGAGAATGTACTAAAACATCATGAGCAAAAAATAATCGCATCCTCGGTTACTGTCATCAAAAACGAGAAGATCGCTAAGACCAAAACAACTACTGCACCTGTCAATACACTAATGATAGCGACTGAGAGCCAAGCAATGCCCACAGCACCAGCAAGTCAGGCGATGGTTGATAAAGGCCTCAACACCGATATAACTAACATCACCAAGGGATTAAAAACCGATTTTGAAGCCCGTGATCGCGTTACCCTAAAACCACCCGCATCTCCGATGAGTAAGCTGGCGCAAAATATCGCGGCGGCAGCGACCACGCAAAGAGAGGGCTATCACGAAGAGCGTGTGCTCCTAGGCGATGGTCGCCCAGTCACCAAAGTTATTACGCCATATGGGACTTACTGCATATTGCACAGAAAACCAGGAGAAATCATTGGCAATGAGTTGGCCGCGGTGCCAGTAACTTGTGGCAATTTGTAGGCGATCAATCTAAGTAGCGGAGATCGGGCTCGGAAGGGGTGGATTGAATATACTCCCCGTTATTTTTTTAAACATATGCCTGATTGTCCAAATATTATATGGACAATTAACAAATACCCTACCCGAGTATTTTCTTATTAAAAACAAAAAAGCCCGCGCGATGCGGGCTTTTTTGTTTGGGATTGGGATTGCGATGAAGCTTGCAATACGCCAATAAGTCGCCCAAAACGACTGCGGTCAAATTAAGACAGGTGACCGGAAATCAACTTTGTCATTTCAAACATAGAGACTTGAGCTTTGCCGCCGAAGACAGCTTTCAATTTGTCATCTGCATTGATGTTGCGTTTGTTTGCTTCATCTTGCAGCTTGTGCTTCTTGATGTATTCCCATACTTTTTTAGTGACTTCAGTACGAGGAATCGGCGCTGCGCCGATGACTGCTGCCAAAGTTGGCGAGATCGTCATTGGTTTCATAAATGCTGCATTTGGCTTACGTGCAGGTGCGTCTGCCTTAGCTGCTTTAGCCACTTTAGCTGCTGGTGCGGCCTTAGGTGCTGCTACTTTTTTAACTGCTGCTGGCGCTGCTGGTTTTTTTGCCACTGGTTTTTTTGCTGCTGTTGCCATATTGAGGCTCCTTCACAAGTATCTTGGAAAATGCGCCGTTTCACGCATCGCTAATAGTGGTGCGCTTTGCAGAGTGATGCAAGTGTTTTTTGTGGCTTTTTGTATAAAATGTGTCGTAATTAGCAGAGTGCAGTGCTGTAGAGTGAAAAAAACCGAATCACGCCTTAAATTTACATATTTTCAGGGCGGTATTCGGTCTGTAGTCTTGCGGTGTTACTGTTTGTGTCGGGGTTAGCAGAGGGCGCCATAGAGCACCATAGAGCGCTGGTATTGCTTTTGCGCTTATCTCGATTTGCCCGGCATCATGCCTTTCATGCTGCGCATCATCTTCATCATGCCGCCGCCTTGCAGCTTTTTCATCATGCTTTGCATTTGTTCAAATTGGGCTAGCATGCGGTTGACTTCTTGAATCTGGACGCCTGCACCCATTGCAATCCGGCGTTTGCGCGATGCTTTGATCAGATCTGGTTTTGCTCTTTCTCTTGGCGTCATGGAATTGATCATACCTTCCATGCGACGCACACTTTTTTCTGCCTGATCCATATTCGCGCCACTCGCAGCTTGCTGCATTTGCGCAGGCAGTTTGTCCATCAAATTGGACAAACCGCCCATCTTTTTCATTTGCGATAGCTGTAGCTTGAAGTCATTCATATCAAACTTACCGCCACCTTTGATCTTGTGCGCCAGATCTTGTGCTGCAGCGACGTCCATGCCTTTTTGAGCGGATTCGACCAATGCCAGAATATCGCCCATGCCCAAAATACGGTTCGCCATGCGGACTGGATCGAAGGCTTCTAAGCCATCTAGTTTTTCCGCTACACCCGCAAATTTAATTGGTTTGCCAGTGATATGACGTACCGACAATGCAGCACCACCGCGCGAATCGCCATCTAGTTTGGTCAGTACGATACCGGTTAGGGGCAAAGCATCGTTAAAGGCTTTTGCCGTATTGACCGCATCTTGGCCAAGCATGGCATCGACCACGAACAGGGTTTCTATTGGCTTGACCGCGGCATGTATCGCGGAGATTTCTTGCATCATTGCTTCATCAATACCCAGACGACCGGCGGTATCAATAATCAGCACATCGTGGTAATGCTTTTTTGCAAAATCCAGCGCAGCTAAAGCGATATCAACTGGCTTGTCGGTCGGCAGCGTCGGGAAGAAGTCAGCGCCTACTTGCGCAGTCACAGTTTGTAGCTGACCAATCGCAGCCGGGCGATACACGTCGGCAGAGACGGTTAAAACTTTTTTCTTTTTTTGCTCGCGTAAAAATTTAGCGAGTTTACCGACTGTGGTCGTTTTACCGGCACCTTGCAAACCTGCCATCAAAATAATTGCCGGAGGTTGGGTCGCAAAGCTGAGTTGATAGGCTTCGGGGCCGAGATCGGCACCCATTAAGCTTGCCAATTCCTTTTGCACCACGCCGACCAGCGCCTGGCCCGGCGTGAGCGAACTGATGACCTCTTCGCCCAAGGCTTTTTCTTTGACGCGGGCGATTAAATCACGCACCGCAGGCAAGGCAACGTCGGCCTCCAGTAAAGCCATACGTACTTCGCGCAACATCTCGGCGGTATTGGATTCAGTTAAACGAGCTTCGCCGCGCATGGTTTTCACCACTTTGGCAAGGCGTTGGGTCAGATTATCGAGCATGGATGAGATTTAATTTTCAGATAAATTATGGATGCAGCAACATTTAGAGCGAAATTCGGGTGCGCTAATCAGGCTAGCATTTTACCTGATCGAGCGTTCTGCTTGTTCCAATTCTGGAATAGGGCGGCAAACCCTTCGTACAACTTGTAAAAATCCCAAATAGTACGGTGTAGTTGCCTAAGATTAAACACCGATGCGTAGTATTACCGATGTTGGACATGGTTTTGTCCTGTTTAATCCTAGCGGTGTATTGCGGGGTTTGATTGCTGTTCAATATTGCCTAATATTGTGTAAGGCAGTGCGAGTGTTTGAATTCAAACAGATGTGTCAAAAAACTCAAACCTAGCTAATTACACTTAAACACAAAAAATAAAATATAAAAAAGAGAGTTCATTTCACTCATGTCGAGGAAATTTTCTCTCATAACAGGAGACAAATATGCTGCGATCTACATGGTATTTTTCGGCCAGGCTGTGCGCATCCCTGGCTTTGGTGTCCTCAACGCTGGGTGCTGGCGGTCTTGCCTATGCCGAAGATGGCGTAAGTGAGAGCACGATTTTACTGGGGCAGACGGTTGGTTTGACAGGGCAAATTGCCGGGCCCGTTAAAGAGATGAATGCAGGCGCAAATGCCTATTTTGCTTACATCAATAAAAATGGTGGCGTGAACGGGCGAAAGATCGAAGTCCGCACACTCGATGATAAGTTTGAGCCAGCGCTTGCCGCCGGTAATGCCGGGACATTAATCAAAACAGAACATGTGTTTGCTCTGTTTCAGTCGCGCGGTACGCCACATACCGAGGCTTTGTTGCCCCTATTGGCTGAAAATAAAATCCCCCTGATTGCACCAAGCACGGGTGCGACCTTATTTCATACACCGAATAACCGCTATGTCTTCAATGTCCGCGCCAAATACCGGGATGAGGTCACGCGAGGTGTGGAACAGTTTAATACGGTGGGTATCAAAGAGATCGGCGTATTGCATGTAGACGATAGTTTTGGCAATGATGGATTGATCGGTTTTAATCATGCAATGGCGAAATACAATCTGACACCAGCAATCGTCTTCAAATACGATCGCACAAAACCTGATGTTGCTGCTGTCGTAGCTACGTTGAACCAAAGTAAAGCAAAGGCCTTGATTATCGTCGGTTCTGCAACGACTACGGTAGACATCATTAAAGCCGTTCGTGCACAAGGCAATGCTGTGCAAATCATGACCTTATCCAACAACTCCTCTCAATCCTTTGTCGAGGCTCTGGGCAAGGCTAGTGCTGGCATTATTGTGTCGCAAATTATGCCTGCACCTAATTCGACCTCTACCAAGCTAGGACAGGAATTTAAAGAGATAGCTGCTCCGCAGGGCGTCAATTCTTCTTATGCCTCAATGGAGGGGTTTGTCGGCGCTAAAGTGATGGTGGAGGCTTTACGTCGTGCGGGTCGTAACTTGACACGTGATAGTTTGATTCGCGCTTTAGAATCAATGCGTCGTTTTGATCTTGGTGGAGTAGTGCTAAGTTACACCGACCAAAATCACAGTGGTAGCGAATTTGTAGAGTTGACGATCATCAGCAAAGACGGCAAGTTCCTTCGCTAAGCCTTGGTTTTGGAAAATGAAGTTTTGTCGTAGCGCTGAAATCCTCGCTTAATGATACAAGCTTTATTTTCGTCGCTAATAGCAAAGATATAGAAGAAATGATGCGTTAGAATTCACGCTCGGAGATGGCATTCCTCCTGCATTTTTCGCTAACCGCTTTAGGTCAACACACCCTAGTGCTAATGATGCCTACATTTGTCCCTGATCAATTGGGAAGGTGTAGGCGCATAGTCAACACAGCGATTTTCAATTGATCCGGTTTTGTCTTATAGTCCAAGATAAAGATATAACAGGATTCGCATGAAAACCTCAAAACAAACCAGACCTCCGAAATCTCTTCAAAGTATTAATTCATCTCGCCCGATTGAGCAACTGGCGATCGTGCCTTACATGGTCAAATGGATTTTATTGGCCACCGCAGTCGCGGCGCTGGCAGGGACGGCATCTGCTTTTTTTCTGTTCGCGCTGGAGTGGGCTACCAATACCCGGCTGACACACCGCTGGCTGATTGCTTTATTGCCTGTGGCTGGTTTTGTTGTAGGTTGGCTGTATCTCAAATTGGGGCAGCAGGTAGAGGCTGGTAATAATCTCTTGATCGATGAAATCCATGATCCTAAAAAACTGATTCCATTGCGTATGGCACCGTTGGTACTAGCTGGCACAGTAGTGTCACATTTGTTTGGCGCCTCTGTCGGACGCGAGGGTACGGCGGTACAAATGGGCGGTGCTCTGGCGGATCAATTAACACAGCTATTCAAACTTAAACACGAAGACCGCCGGATTATTTTAATGGCAGGCATCAGCGCAGGTTTCGCTTCGGTATTTGGGACGCCTTTAGCCGGTGCGATTTTTGGATTAGAAGTGTTGGCGATTGGTCGCTTGCGTTACGACGCGATTTTGCCTTGTCTGGTGGCGGCTATCGTGGCTGACCAGGTAGGTTTGCTTTGGGGGCCAATTTTGGACATACACCATACGTATTATGCGATTCCTTTTATCCCCGCTATATCCGCCTGGGGATTGGTCGCGATGCTAATCGCAGGAATACTGTTTGGATTGGCCGGGAAAATATTTGCAGATGCAACCCATAGTCTAAGTGCCTTGATGAAGCGGCTGATTCACTACGCGCCGCTGCGACCTTTTATTGGTGGTGTAGTGATCGCTGCTGCGTTCTGGTTGTTGGGTAGCGATAGCCGGGTAGATCGTTATATAGGCTTGGGTATTCCCACTATCGTAGAGGCTTTTCAGCATCCTTTAGCGTCTTATGATTTTGCTGCCAAGATGCTATTTACCATTGTGTCGCTGGGAACTGGCTTTAAGGGTGGCGAGGTTACACCACTGTTTTATATCGGTGCTACGTTGGGAAATGCGCTTGCGCCACTACTGAATATGCCTTTCCCTTTATTGGCAGGCGTTGGTTTTGTCGCGGTATTTGCCGGTGCTGCGAATACGCCGATTGCTTCTACTTTAATGGCGATGGAGCTATTTGGTGCCGAGGTTGGCGTGTATGCGGGGATTGCCTGTGTGGTCAGTTATTTGTTCTCAGGACACACCGGCATTTATCGCTCGCAACGCGTGGGACAGGCAAAACATTTGCATGCTAACCTGGATGCAGCTGCGGGAGCGAGGCCGGTGAAACTTAGTGAGTTTCACAATCAGGCCAAGGATCTCGTCACAACATCAAAAAAGAATAAGCCCTGATAAGCTATCTCGCGTTTGTGTTCTAAATTGAATTCAATTTGTGTCTGTGCGAAAAACGGCAAACTTTTTCGTTTTAGCTCCAGATTATTCTGGTTCGTCAGAATAATCCGGGTAACTAGCCCGACCAAGATGATAAAAATCAATGACTTGCAAAATAATCGAAGCTGGCACAAAGTCTGCTATACCCGTTGTACAAATCAATAATAGTCAGGAGACCATCATGTTTAAAAAAGCTATCGTCACGTCCCTCGTTTTATCCATTTCTGCTGCATTCGCCGGCGCCGCTCAGGCAGAAGATGTTGTGCGATTGGGTAATCTCAAATTTGCTCATTACGGTGCAGTGTCTTATATCAAAGAGATCGCGCCAAAATGCGGTATCAAAGTCGATGAAAAAGTATTCCCCAAAGGCCTCGATGCGATGCAAGCAGTGATCGCTGGCGAACTGGATGTGGCCGCTGTGTCGTCTGAAGCTGTGATCTCTGCCAGAGCCAGCGGTGCACCTATCTATATCGTTGCTGGATTTGCCAAAGGTGGTGCACGTTTGGTGACACGTCCTGACTTGGGAATTAAAACCGTTAAAGAATTAAAAGGTAAAAAAGTCGGCGTTACCCGTGGTGGTATTCAGGATATTTTGCTGGCGGCAGAGTTGTCGCAAAATGGCTTAAGTTATTCTGATCAACCGGGCAAAGATGTGCAGATTATTTATCTTGGCTTTCCTGATTTGAATCAAGCTTTGCTTGGTAAAAATGTCGATGCCATCATGCAATCTGAACCATATTCGGCGCAAGCAATTAACAAAGGTTTTGGTGCAGAACTGATCAAACCTTACGACACACCAATTGGTGAGCCAGTACGCACGATGGTCATGACAGAAAAATTCTATAAAGAGAACCGCCCACTCGCAGAAAAATTTATGCGCTGTTTTGTAGAGGCGACTAAAACCTTTATCGATAACAAAGACCTGGCCGAAAAATATGTCCGCGAAACGATTTTCAAAGGACAAATCACAAAAGAAGATTTTGTCAACGCGATTGGCAATTCTCCTTATTCCTACGATGTCACGCCAGAGCATATCCAGATCACTACGGATCTGATGCAAAAATATGGCGTCGGCAAAATGGCAAAGCCACCCGTCGCCAAAGATTGGGTCAAGACCGATTTGCTCGACGCTGCAAAAAAATCGCTTAATATCAAATAGGCTGACATAGTTACGGCTAAGGTAACCGGAGTAATGCCCGTATCTCTTAGCCGTCAATGATCGTCTCCGATGGATGCTTGCCATTCATCGACAGCATTTTCTCTATAAGGAAGCAATATGAAGAAATGGCGTGAAATCGGCGCGGGCTTAGTGGTGCCTGCGGTCTTAATTTTGTTCTGGCATGTGGTCACGACGATGGGTTGGGTTAATCCACAAGTCCTGCCATCACCTTGGGCTGTGGTAAAAAAGTGGTGTGAGTATGCCTCACCTATGGAAGCCTTTGATCCGGCGACGATGTCGCGCCTGGGTTGGCTGGTATCGGGTGAATTGATACGCGATACGATTGGCAGTATGTACCGCGTGGTAGTCGGTTTTGTGGTCGGCGCTGGTTTGGCCTTGCCGTTAGGTTTGGCGATGGGTGCTAGTCAGCGCGCCTATGCCTGGATGAATCCCTTAATGCAAGTACTGCGACCTATCCCTCCGATTGCGTATATTCCTTTGTCGATTTTATGGTTTGGACTGGGTAATCCACCAGCGATATTTTTGATCGCGATCGGCGCATTTTTCCCTGTTTTGATGAATACGATTGCTGGCGTACGTCATGTTGACGGTATTTATATCCGTGCAGCGCGCAATCTGGGGGCGAGCCAAACAACCTTGTTCTTACGAGTCATGTTGCCTGCCGCTGTGCCGTATATTTTGTCGGGTGTGCGTATCGGCATCGGTACCGCTTTTATCGTTGTGATCGTGTCAGAAATGATCGCGGTTAATAATGGCCTGGGCTTTAGAATTTTAGAGGCGCGTGAGTATTTCTGGTCGGACAAAATTATTGCCGGCATGATCAGTATCGGTATGCTGGGCCTGGCAATTGACCTGGCGATGAACAAACTGAATAACCATTTGCTGCGCTGGCACCGTGGTCTGGAGAATTAATATGACAAGCCCAAATCCTGTACAGATCAAAGTCAATGCGGTGAATAAAATTTTCACCACTAGTGACCGTGAGGTGGTCGCCCTCAAAGATATTCAATTAGAGATTCCAGAGGGCCAATTTGTGTGTTTGCTGGGGCCATCGGGTTGCGGCAAATCGACTTTATTGAATGCGGTAGCGGGTTTCTCTTTGCCGACCAGCGGGACGATTACAGCGGAAGGGAAGTTAGTCACTGCGCCGGGGCCAGATCGTGGCATGGT of the Undibacterium sp. 5I1 genome contains:
- a CDS encoding CNP1-like family protein, which codes for MTQTTTRKITSRTMIKNSMLGLILMASLLAPLHAQPMDDEDAEKEWKEVALQLPEAPQATNLLPFYNSDNQAFSVDAKSLTITSDGIVRYTLVSISSSGAKNVSYEGIRCSTYEKKLYAFGRADGSWSRSRRNQWDSIQALAANKQHSTLFTDYFCEGNTIAGKAPAMLERLKKRQPLKPL
- a CDS encoding RNA pyrophosphohydrolase — encoded protein: MLDREGFRPNVGIILLNANNEVWWGKRVREHSWQFPQGGIKYGESPEQAMFRELEEETGLLPEHVKVIGRTRDWLRYEVPDHFIKREIRGHYRGQKQIWFLLRMLGRDCDVNLRASNHPEFDAWRWHEYWVPLDVVIEFKRGVYQLALQELSRFVHRTERLGTARQANGPAKLQAGLDTVSDADKSEIEIEIKIAPAIVELPAAQDKPE
- a CDS encoding proline--tRNA ligase is translated as MRATRFFISTLKEAPADAEIVSHKLMMRAGMIKRLGSGIYNYMPMGLRVIRKVEAIVREEMNRAGAIEMLMPVVQPAELWQETGRWDKMGPELMRVKDRHGRDFVIQPTSEEVMTDVARADIKSYRQLPLNFYHIQTKFRDERRPRFGLMRGREFTMKDAYSFDRDVEGMKKSYQAMYDAYVRVFNRFGLEFRAVAADNGAIGGSGSHEFHVIAETGEDALVYCPTSDYAANMEAAEAVSLFSQRQAATQVLTKTATPGKAKCEDVAALLNIPLERTVKSIVLTVETEEKEKITKQVWLLLLRGDHDLNEIKANKVAGLANYRFATEDEIVEHFGTKPGYLGPINTKLPVNIVADRTVAMMGDFVCGANEEDFHYTGVNWERDLSESLVADLRNVVAGDPSPDGKGVLAIQRGIEVGHVFQLGTRYSQDMKATFLDENGKPQFLQMGSYGIGVTRILGAAIEQNFDEKGIVWPLALAPFEVVLCPMGMDKSEAVKAEAEKLYQALLDAGVDVMFDDRGERPGAMFADWELIGVPLRVVIGDRGLKEGKLEYKGRRDAEAIELPVAEMLAFIQSKIQGK
- a CDS encoding lytic transglycosylase domain-containing protein produces the protein MAGNQKEEAMADSVRLALSKAVTDSRPPKPSFDNINERIDYLLWLGEMSDRLKRRIPDAKTRQELLEAIWYESKRAGLEPAMVLGLIQVESAFRKYATSVVGARGFMQVMPFWSKTIGDGDAQKLFQMQTNLRYGCSILRLYIDMEAGNLYLALGRYNGSRGRPEYPNAVLANWKNWEYKKDATKN
- a CDS encoding SWIB/MDM2 domain-containing protein — protein: MATAAKKPVAKKPAAPAAVKKVAAPKAAPAAKVAKAAKADAPARKPNAAFMKPMTISPTLAAVIGAAPIPRTEVTKKVWEYIKKHKLQDEANKRNINADDKLKAVFGGKAQVSMFEMTKLISGHLS
- the ffh gene encoding signal recognition particle protein — its product is MLDNLTQRLAKVVKTMRGEARLTESNTAEMLREVRMALLEADVALPAVRDLIARVKEKALGEEVISSLTPGQALVGVVQKELASLMGADLGPEAYQLSFATQPPAIILMAGLQGAGKTTTVGKLAKFLREQKKKKVLTVSADVYRPAAIGQLQTVTAQVGADFFPTLPTDKPVDIALAALDFAKKHYHDVLIIDTAGRLGIDEAMMQEISAIHAAVKPIETLFVVDAMLGQDAVNTAKAFNDALPLTGIVLTKLDGDSRGGAALSVRHITGKPIKFAGVAEKLDGLEAFDPVRMANRILGMGDILALVESAQKGMDVAAAQDLAHKIKGGGKFDMNDFKLQLSQMKKMGGLSNLMDKLPAQMQQAASGANMDQAEKSVRRMEGMINSMTPRERAKPDLIKASRKRRIAMGAGVQIQEVNRMLAQFEQMQSMMKKLQGGGMMKMMRSMKGMMPGKSR
- a CDS encoding ABC transporter substrate-binding protein, producing MLRSTWYFSARLCASLALVSSTLGAGGLAYAEDGVSESTILLGQTVGLTGQIAGPVKEMNAGANAYFAYINKNGGVNGRKIEVRTLDDKFEPALAAGNAGTLIKTEHVFALFQSRGTPHTEALLPLLAENKIPLIAPSTGATLFHTPNNRYVFNVRAKYRDEVTRGVEQFNTVGIKEIGVLHVDDSFGNDGLIGFNHAMAKYNLTPAIVFKYDRTKPDVAAVVATLNQSKAKALIIVGSATTTVDIIKAVRAQGNAVQIMTLSNNSSQSFVEALGKASAGIIVSQIMPAPNSTSTKLGQEFKEIAAPQGVNSSYASMEGFVGAKVMVEALRRAGRNLTRDSLIRALESMRRFDLGGVVLSYTDQNHSGSEFVELTIISKDGKFLR
- a CDS encoding voltage-gated chloride channel family protein, whose translation is MVKWILLATAVAALAGTASAFFLFALEWATNTRLTHRWLIALLPVAGFVVGWLYLKLGQQVEAGNNLLIDEIHDPKKLIPLRMAPLVLAGTVVSHLFGASVGREGTAVQMGGALADQLTQLFKLKHEDRRIILMAGISAGFASVFGTPLAGAIFGLEVLAIGRLRYDAILPCLVAAIVADQVGLLWGPILDIHHTYYAIPFIPAISAWGLVAMLIAGILFGLAGKIFADATHSLSALMKRLIHYAPLRPFIGGVVIAAAFWLLGSDSRVDRYIGLGIPTIVEAFQHPLASYDFAAKMLFTIVSLGTGFKGGEVTPLFYIGATLGNALAPLLNMPFPLLAGVGFVAVFAGAANTPIASTLMAMELFGAEVGVYAGIACVVSYLFSGHTGIYRSQRVGQAKHLHANLDAAAGARPVKLSEFHNQAKDLVTTSKKNKP